From the Microbacterium sp. W4I4 genome, one window contains:
- a CDS encoding sodium:proton antiporter, whose product MDASIFFVIVCAVAVAAVARWKGWPAPLLVTVVALVASFLPFVPNPSMDGHVLLNIVLPPLLYSAALDVSFISFTRAMPQIRRLGIGLVVVTTVVVGLVAWWLFPALTLPGALLLGAIVAPPDAVSAAAIGRRLGLPRRVMTVLSGESLINDATSLTLYRVLAAAVVAGAATFDGWAAIGQFLLAVVVGVIVGVLFGVGMHQLRMRSQDTVINGTVGLLAPFGAYAIAEQLNGSGVIAVVAMGLFVGFNAPRTSYTTRQQEAPLWLSADFLLEAFVFAYIGLQLPRVVADLNDGDVWPVIGLSVVVLLVVLVVRPLFVYPANAWGQWWAKMRLRRWEAMKQGHGRVPVDVSRRGRKPLTEQQLRTRLVETKLSWRDNAVISWAGMRGVVTLATALAASDLAGLDDEAAHAIVVVAFVVTVGTLLLQGLTLPWLIKLLGVVDDSEALEDAKQITAVRERSRDAGKAYLRDMRRKWADKHGEGQLAVFDAFAQRLVRVEADAETSQIDLRPRPTYEQFLEMSKGWLAVRRQLLLEERDAGTLSEEVMHELITAIDAEELALDTRAATRSQSRP is encoded by the coding sequence ATGGATGCCAGCATCTTCTTCGTCATCGTCTGCGCGGTCGCGGTCGCCGCTGTCGCCCGATGGAAGGGGTGGCCGGCACCGCTGCTGGTGACGGTGGTCGCGCTCGTGGCATCCTTCCTGCCCTTCGTGCCGAACCCCTCGATGGACGGGCACGTGCTGCTGAACATCGTGCTGCCGCCGCTGCTGTACTCCGCGGCGCTGGACGTGTCGTTCATCAGCTTCACGCGGGCGATGCCGCAGATCCGGCGGCTGGGGATCGGGCTCGTCGTGGTCACCACCGTGGTCGTCGGGCTGGTGGCCTGGTGGCTGTTCCCCGCGCTCACGCTGCCGGGCGCACTGCTGCTGGGAGCGATCGTCGCGCCGCCGGATGCCGTGTCGGCGGCGGCCATCGGACGCAGGCTCGGGCTGCCGCGGCGCGTGATGACCGTGCTCTCGGGCGAGAGTCTGATCAATGACGCCACCTCGCTGACGCTGTACCGGGTGCTGGCCGCAGCGGTGGTCGCGGGCGCAGCGACGTTCGACGGCTGGGCGGCGATCGGACAGTTCCTGCTCGCGGTGGTCGTGGGCGTGATCGTCGGGGTGCTGTTCGGAGTCGGCATGCACCAGCTGCGGATGCGCAGCCAGGACACGGTCATCAACGGAACGGTCGGTCTGCTCGCGCCATTCGGGGCGTATGCGATCGCCGAGCAGCTGAACGGGTCGGGCGTGATCGCGGTGGTCGCGATGGGTCTCTTCGTCGGCTTCAACGCCCCGCGCACGAGCTACACGACCCGGCAGCAGGAGGCACCGCTGTGGCTGTCGGCCGACTTCCTGCTTGAGGCGTTCGTGTTCGCCTACATCGGGCTGCAGCTGCCGCGTGTGGTCGCCGACCTCAACGACGGAGATGTGTGGCCGGTGATCGGGCTGTCCGTCGTGGTGCTGCTGGTCGTCCTCGTCGTGCGGCCGCTGTTCGTGTACCCCGCGAACGCGTGGGGGCAGTGGTGGGCGAAGATGCGCCTGCGCCGGTGGGAGGCCATGAAGCAGGGGCACGGCCGCGTGCCCGTCGACGTCTCCCGGCGCGGGAGGAAGCCGCTCACCGAGCAGCAGCTGCGCACGCGGTTGGTGGAGACCAAGCTGTCCTGGCGCGACAATGCGGTGATCTCCTGGGCCGGGATGCGCGGCGTCGTCACTCTGGCGACTGCGCTCGCGGCATCCGATCTCGCCGGTCTGGATGATGAGGCGGCGCACGCGATCGTCGTGGTCGCGTTCGTCGTGACCGTCGGCACCCTGCTGCTGCAGGGGCTGACGCTGCCGTGGCTGATCAAGCTGCTCGGCGTCGTCGATGACAGCGAGGCGCTGGAGGATGCCAAGCAGATCACGGCCGTTCGTGAGCGCAGTCGGGATGCCGGCAAGGCGTACCTGCGCGACATGCGGCGGAAGTGGGCCGACAAGCACGGCGAGGGGCAGCTGGCGGTGTTCGACGCGTTCGCCCAGCGACTGGTGCGGGTGGAGGCGGATGCCGAGACCTCGCAGATCGACCTGCGGCCGCGGCCGACGTACGAGCAGTTCCTGGAGATGTCGAAGGGCTGGCTGGCTGTGCGGCGTCAGCTGCTGCTCGAGGAGCGGGATGCCGGCACCCTCAGCGAAGAGGTCATGCACGAGCTCATCACGGCGATCGACGCCGAGGAGCTGGCGCTCGACACCCGTGCGGCGACGCGGAGCCAGTCCCGACCCTGA
- a CDS encoding dicarboxylate/amino acid:cation symporter, whose product MTRTVRSLTHGALVTTTARAQKAPDTRGPVRKLLTSFGFQILVALVLGIAVGLLGVSLGASGTNPTVLSDTLDRIGSSYVTLLRAAVVPLIFTAIVASISNLRRVQNAARLAGQTLLWFAITAFVSVIIGIVLGLVIQPGAKAGADLETGAPYTVGTWWNFLLGLIPQNFLGLSVSSSFDADAQIVTSGVGFNILQVIVVAAVVGIAALKAGKKAEPFLAFTESLLKIIQRVLWWIIRIAPIGTFGLIGSAVIKYGWDKLTSLAWFAGAIYIGLALVLFVVYPILVRSHGLSVKQYFSGAWPAIQLAFVSRSSIGTLPLTERVTERNLGVPGGYASFAVPLGATTKMDGCAAIYPAIAAIFVAQFFGIELNFVQYLLIVIVSVVGSAATAGTTGAIVMLTLTLSTLGLPLEGVGLLLAIDPILDMGRTAVNVAGQALVPTIVAKREGILDEELYNAPRNGLPFAEDLDDADAAEPESDKEPAATR is encoded by the coding sequence ATGACGCGCACTGTGCGCTCACTGACACATGGAGCCCTCGTGACCACCACTGCCCGTGCGCAGAAAGCGCCCGACACCCGAGGACCGGTCCGCAAACTGCTGACCTCCTTCGGGTTCCAGATCCTCGTCGCCCTCGTCCTCGGCATCGCCGTCGGCCTGCTCGGCGTCTCGCTCGGCGCGAGCGGAACGAACCCGACGGTGCTGTCGGACACGCTCGACCGCATCGGCAGCTCGTACGTCACGCTGCTGCGCGCCGCCGTCGTGCCGCTGATCTTCACGGCCATCGTCGCCAGCATCTCGAACCTGCGACGCGTGCAGAACGCCGCCCGCCTGGCCGGCCAGACCCTCCTCTGGTTCGCGATCACCGCGTTCGTCTCGGTGATCATCGGCATCGTGCTCGGCCTGGTCATCCAGCCCGGCGCCAAGGCCGGCGCGGATCTTGAGACCGGCGCCCCCTACACGGTCGGCACCTGGTGGAACTTCCTCCTCGGCCTGATCCCGCAGAACTTCCTCGGCCTCTCCGTCTCGAGCTCCTTCGACGCCGACGCGCAGATCGTCACATCGGGCGTCGGCTTCAACATCCTGCAGGTCATCGTGGTCGCCGCGGTCGTCGGCATCGCCGCGCTCAAGGCCGGCAAGAAGGCCGAGCCGTTCCTGGCCTTCACCGAGTCGCTGCTGAAGATCATCCAGCGGGTGCTGTGGTGGATCATCCGCATCGCCCCGATCGGCACCTTCGGTCTGATCGGCTCCGCCGTCATCAAGTACGGCTGGGACAAGCTCACCTCGCTCGCCTGGTTCGCCGGCGCGATCTACATCGGCCTCGCGCTGGTACTCTTCGTCGTCTACCCGATCCTCGTGCGCTCGCACGGCCTGTCGGTCAAGCAGTACTTCTCCGGCGCATGGCCGGCGATCCAGCTGGCCTTCGTCAGCCGCTCCTCGATCGGCACCCTGCCCCTCACGGAGCGCGTCACCGAGCGCAACCTCGGCGTCCCCGGCGGCTACGCGTCCTTCGCCGTGCCGCTCGGCGCGACCACCAAGATGGACGGCTGCGCCGCCATCTACCCGGCCATCGCCGCGATCTTCGTCGCACAGTTCTTCGGCATCGAACTGAACTTCGTGCAGTATCTGCTGATCGTCATCGTCTCGGTCGTCGGCTCCGCCGCCACCGCAGGCACCACCGGCGCGATCGTCATGCTCACGCTGACCCTGTCGACACTGGGCCTGCCGCTCGAGGGCGTCGGCCTGCTCCTCGCCATCGACCCGATCCTCGACATGGGCCGCACCGCGGTCAACGTCGCGGGCCAGGCACTGGTGCCGACCATCGTCGCCAAGCGCGAAGGCATCCTCGACGAGGAGCTCTACAACGCTCCCCGCAACGGCCTGCCGTTCGCCGAAGACCTGGATGACGCGGATGCCGCGGAGCCCGAGTCCGACAAGGAGCCGGCAGCCACCCGCTGA
- a CDS encoding DUF2695 domain-containing protein yields the protein MNTPLVTEAEQLVHSLAAALTEPQPAECLPCYLDRLLRTAPCDGTLRLAMRYRDAVAPRATALERRMHDRGGCCDCEILWNVYNSKSEDVFPCSGVPRGSTAACDLWEGRRR from the coding sequence ATGAACACTCCACTCGTCACTGAAGCCGAACAACTCGTCCACTCCCTGGCCGCTGCTCTCACCGAGCCCCAGCCCGCGGAGTGTCTGCCCTGCTATCTCGATCGCCTGCTGCGCACAGCACCGTGCGACGGCACCCTGCGCCTGGCCATGCGATATCGGGATGCCGTCGCGCCGCGCGCGACCGCGCTGGAGCGCCGCATGCACGACCGCGGCGGATGCTGCGACTGCGAGATCCTCTGGAACGTCTACAACTCGAAGTCCGAGGACGTCTTTCCCTGCTCGGGCGTACCGCGCGGCAGCACCGCGGCGTGCGACCTCTGGGAGGGAAGACGTCGGTAG
- a CDS encoding helix-turn-helix domain-containing protein, producing MPRVPSPAAARIGELISDARKHRGITQDELAVLTQIDSSNIRGYEKGRALMGIPTLVRIADALRIEPGVLLDGVTPEMFTTSASDRRRTG from the coding sequence GTGCCCCGCGTCCCCTCCCCTGCAGCTGCCCGAATCGGCGAGCTGATCTCGGACGCACGCAAGCACCGCGGCATCACTCAGGACGAGCTCGCGGTGCTCACTCAGATCGACTCGTCGAACATCCGCGGCTACGAGAAGGGGCGCGCACTGATGGGCATCCCGACCCTCGTCCGCATCGCGGACGCGTTGAGGATCGAACCGGGAGTGCTGCTGGATGGCGTCACCCCGGAGATGTTCACGACCTCGGCATCCGATCGGCGCCGGACCGGCTGA
- a CDS encoding BREX protein BrxB domain-containing protein produces the protein MSRVSDLVDAYKAELSLTWKDNLSGGERVWMLVYTPEFERQIRHALPNMELATTQAGHDWIVLDVTDDFGHWLSSHRHAEAFYEEPSDLTPSILDQFETTLVARIRQALEAAPAGAVVSLVGIGSIFPFLRASSVIKSVDSAVAGRLLVLFPGLHDPETHSFRLLDARDGFNYRARVIDPQKDLT, from the coding sequence ATGAGCCGTGTGTCCGATCTCGTCGACGCGTACAAGGCTGAGTTGTCCCTGACGTGGAAAGACAACCTCTCCGGTGGCGAGCGGGTCTGGATGCTCGTCTACACACCAGAGTTCGAACGCCAGATCCGCCACGCCCTGCCGAATATGGAGTTGGCGACCACACAGGCAGGCCACGACTGGATCGTCCTCGATGTCACCGACGACTTCGGGCACTGGTTGTCGTCACACCGGCACGCGGAGGCGTTCTACGAGGAGCCGAGCGACCTCACGCCGTCGATCCTTGATCAGTTCGAGACGACACTGGTCGCGCGCATCCGCCAGGCACTTGAAGCGGCTCCCGCGGGCGCCGTCGTTTCGCTCGTCGGTATCGGCTCGATCTTCCCGTTCTTGCGTGCGTCGAGCGTGATCAAGTCCGTCGATTCTGCTGTCGCCGGCCGCCTCCTCGTGCTCTTTCCGGGACTTCACGACCCGGAGACTCACTCATTCCGCTTGCTCGACGCGCGCGACGGGTTCAACTACCGCGCCCGCGTCATCGATCCTCAGAAGGACCTCACGTGA
- the brxC gene encoding BREX system P-loop protein BrxC: protein MTINNDVFVRHPLSFEIPNDGVTNVDRPEDSNQWDVLKYELESFVCEGEYEHGLQRILDSYVGHRNRTTQPAVWVSGFYGSGKSHLVRVLQHLWADTNFPNGASARGLTNIPQGIQDQLAELTTLGRRDGAAPWAAAGALDRSGDSLNSVFLSIVLGAAGLPTRVAPAQVALWLAGNGHLVAVRDHITTNGGDFIEELGEYNLSTRLANAILASDTEFAASAKDVRAALRSQFPPDTRSFSTDETVALLKKILEYVGGGQISPSLIVLDEVQQYISGDGGRAMEVQNLVESVSRELDGRVLLVATGQQELTADATLQKIQDRFTVKVVLKNQDVDAVVRRVLLSKEPAKKPGLDNTLASVAGQISRQLIGSRIQHTAEDDKDLTEDYPLLPVRRRFWESVLRQADAGRAGQLRSQLRIVHEANRKVAPESVGTVVGADFLYSQKNEDLNGAGLLLKETQTLIHEQWQKNALRGRVLGLIHLIGLLPTSGHGDIGVRASADHLVDLLVEDLAHDGERLRQEVPAVLEALAEEGIVQQDGEEFRLQTKAGRDWDEAFRRHHAQVTDSEVSTERDSLLLSDIGRSLPASIQQGRAKESRKLALHADASLPPDSEAIPVWLRSEWDEGITAKQFDEAARSLGVDSPIILVHVPRFQAPAFAAAVRNKLAAQRVIDQQGIPQDDEGKQARSAMQTRLNRATDQVNAHVRDIISKANVLLGGGTAPNGISLRERIEAGAQDAATRLFPRFSEADDNRWTQVIDRVKRGSAADALKAVQHDADPEQHRVIKEVLSHIGSAGTSANDVEKAVTAKPLGWPKDALMAALGVLLDTGVIRATLNGSDATTADVLKQTRLGNVQLRREITVLKPAEKIQARQVLSTLGFQTDNDGLVSAAEQAVKSLVQRAKDVSGPAPLPDVSFPSNIQVIISSSGNDRVHALLGAKDELTSFNDRLAELERRSKSRTTALALARSLATSSIGLETASAVRNRLDALVASRDLLADADPVVPIVKDLADALRDAIHSAAGALRDARKQAVESLEAQSVWKPLEQPQRASLLADHHLTAEPEPNLADPSAVLAAAQARPLHGWTAELDAIPQRASRALEAALRLMTPSAKTVTVTVSTASLNSSDEVERYIDELRSQLLEALSSNDTVVVKG, encoded by the coding sequence GTGACGATCAACAATGACGTGTTTGTTCGGCACCCGCTGAGCTTCGAGATTCCGAACGACGGTGTCACCAACGTTGACCGTCCCGAGGACTCCAACCAGTGGGATGTCCTCAAGTACGAGCTCGAGAGCTTCGTCTGCGAGGGCGAGTACGAGCACGGCCTTCAGCGCATCCTTGATTCGTATGTCGGACACCGAAACAGGACGACGCAGCCTGCCGTGTGGGTCTCGGGCTTCTACGGCAGTGGTAAGTCACACCTTGTCCGTGTGCTTCAGCATCTGTGGGCCGACACGAACTTCCCGAACGGTGCGAGCGCGCGGGGCCTGACCAACATCCCGCAAGGCATCCAGGACCAGCTGGCCGAGCTGACCACGCTCGGCCGCCGGGACGGCGCCGCACCGTGGGCAGCCGCAGGTGCGCTCGACCGAAGCGGCGACAGCCTCAATTCGGTGTTCCTCTCCATCGTCCTCGGCGCGGCCGGGCTGCCTACGCGCGTCGCGCCTGCGCAAGTGGCTCTCTGGCTTGCAGGCAACGGGCACCTCGTCGCCGTCCGTGACCACATCACGACCAACGGTGGGGACTTCATCGAGGAACTTGGCGAGTACAACCTCAGCACGAGGCTCGCGAACGCCATCCTCGCCTCCGACACAGAGTTCGCCGCATCAGCCAAGGATGTGCGTGCCGCGCTTCGCAGCCAGTTCCCGCCGGACACGCGGTCGTTCTCCACTGACGAGACCGTCGCGCTGCTCAAGAAGATCCTTGAATACGTCGGCGGTGGTCAGATCTCTCCGTCGTTGATTGTCCTCGACGAGGTGCAGCAGTACATCAGCGGCGACGGCGGCCGCGCTATGGAGGTGCAGAACCTTGTCGAGTCGGTGTCCCGCGAACTCGATGGTCGCGTGCTGCTCGTCGCCACGGGGCAGCAGGAGTTGACGGCGGACGCGACACTCCAGAAGATCCAGGACCGCTTCACCGTCAAGGTCGTGCTCAAGAATCAGGATGTCGATGCCGTCGTCCGTCGTGTGCTGCTGAGTAAGGAGCCCGCGAAGAAGCCGGGTCTCGACAACACGCTCGCGTCCGTCGCTGGGCAGATTTCCCGACAGCTCATCGGAAGCAGGATTCAGCACACCGCGGAGGACGACAAGGACCTCACCGAGGACTACCCGCTGCTTCCTGTGCGGCGTCGATTCTGGGAAAGCGTGCTCCGTCAGGCCGACGCCGGCCGCGCCGGACAGCTGCGCTCCCAGCTCCGGATCGTGCACGAGGCGAACCGTAAGGTTGCGCCCGAGTCGGTGGGCACCGTGGTTGGTGCGGACTTCCTCTACTCCCAGAAGAATGAAGACTTGAACGGCGCGGGGCTGCTCCTCAAGGAGACGCAGACGCTGATCCACGAGCAGTGGCAGAAGAACGCCCTGCGTGGGCGCGTCCTCGGCCTGATCCATCTCATCGGTCTGCTCCCCACCTCGGGGCACGGGGATATCGGCGTGCGCGCCTCGGCAGACCATCTCGTCGACCTGCTCGTCGAAGATCTCGCCCACGATGGCGAGAGGCTTCGGCAAGAAGTGCCTGCCGTGCTCGAAGCGCTCGCTGAAGAAGGTATCGTCCAGCAGGACGGCGAGGAGTTCCGTCTTCAGACGAAGGCGGGCCGCGATTGGGACGAGGCGTTCCGCAGGCACCACGCCCAGGTCACCGACAGCGAGGTGAGCACCGAGCGTGATTCGCTGTTGCTCTCGGATATCGGTCGGTCGCTGCCCGCTTCGATCCAGCAGGGGCGCGCCAAGGAATCGCGCAAGCTTGCCCTGCACGCCGATGCGTCGCTCCCGCCCGACTCCGAGGCGATCCCGGTGTGGCTCCGCTCAGAGTGGGACGAAGGAATCACGGCGAAGCAGTTCGATGAGGCCGCCCGCAGCCTTGGTGTCGACTCGCCGATCATCCTCGTCCACGTCCCCCGGTTCCAGGCCCCCGCGTTCGCCGCGGCGGTGCGCAACAAGCTCGCTGCACAGCGAGTGATCGACCAGCAGGGTATTCCGCAGGACGATGAGGGCAAGCAAGCCAGAAGTGCGATGCAGACCCGCCTCAACCGTGCAACTGACCAGGTGAACGCCCATGTCCGCGACATCATCTCCAAGGCGAATGTTCTTCTCGGCGGCGGGACGGCGCCCAACGGAATCAGTCTGCGTGAACGGATTGAAGCTGGCGCTCAGGACGCCGCGACGAGGCTCTTCCCGCGGTTCTCTGAGGCAGACGACAATCGCTGGACGCAGGTGATCGACAGGGTCAAGAGAGGGTCGGCAGCAGATGCCCTTAAGGCTGTTCAGCACGATGCTGACCCTGAGCAGCATCGCGTCATCAAAGAGGTGCTCAGCCACATCGGCTCGGCTGGCACCTCCGCGAACGACGTCGAGAAGGCCGTCACCGCGAAACCGCTCGGCTGGCCGAAGGATGCGCTTATGGCCGCCCTCGGTGTGCTCCTCGACACCGGAGTGATCCGAGCGACGCTCAACGGCAGCGACGCGACTACGGCCGACGTGCTCAAGCAGACCCGTCTCGGAAATGTCCAGCTCCGACGCGAAATAACAGTGCTCAAGCCAGCCGAGAAGATTCAGGCGCGGCAGGTGCTGAGCACGCTTGGGTTCCAGACTGACAACGATGGACTCGTTTCGGCGGCTGAGCAGGCCGTAAAGTCGCTCGTTCAGCGAGCGAAGGACGTCAGTGGACCCGCACCGCTCCCGGACGTCAGCTTTCCGAGCAACATCCAGGTCATCATCAGTAGTTCCGGCAATGACCGTGTGCATGCATTGCTGGGCGCGAAGGACGAACTCACGAGCTTCAACGACAGGCTCGCGGAGCTTGAGCGCCGCAGCAAGAGTCGAACCACAGCCCTGGCGCTCGCGCGCTCGCTCGCCACCTCTTCTATCGGATTAGAGACCGCGTCAGCCGTACGCAACCGCCTCGACGCACTGGTCGCAAGCCGTGATCTGCTCGCCGACGCCGACCCTGTCGTCCCGATCGTCAAGGACCTGGCTGACGCGCTTCGCGACGCGATCCACTCAGCCGCGGGCGCGTTGAGGGACGCCCGCAAGCAGGCTGTCGAAAGCCTCGAAGCGCAGTCCGTATGGAAGCCGCTTGAACAGCCGCAACGCGCGTCGCTCCTCGCGGACCATCACCTCACTGCGGAGCCGGAGCCCAACCTGGCCGATCCCTCGGCTGTACTGGCGGCGGCGCAGGCGCGACCTCTCCATGGGTGGACCGCCGAACTGGACGCGATCCCGCAGCGTGCATCTCGCGCTCTGGAGGCAGCCCTGCGGCTCATGACTCCTTCGGCGAAGACCGTCACGGTCACCGTCTCGACTGCGAGCCTGAACAGCTCGGACGAGGTCGAGCGGTACATCGACGAACTGCGGTCGCAGCTTCTCGAAGCCCTGAGCAGCAATGACACCGTCGTGGTGAAGGGCTGA